Within the Streptomyces sp. R41 genome, the region CCGCGACGTCGTCGACACCGAGGGCCACAAGATCGGTGTGCTCGAAGCGGTCTATGTGGACACCACCACCGATGAACCGGCCATGGCCACGGTACGGACCGGACTGCCCACCCGGCACCGTCTGCTCTTCGTCCCCATCGAGGACGCGATCGCCGGGCCGGGCTATCTCAAGGTCGGCTATGTCAGAACGCTGGTGAAGCAAGCTCCCTCGATCGGCACCGACGACGTGCTGCCCGCCGGGCAGGAGGAAGCGATCTTCAAACACTACGGCCTGCCCTACCAGCCCGGTGCAGCCGGGGAGAGGCAGCTGGCGCGCCGCTGAACGCCCATGGACATGAGGACTGCGTTGCGAGGACTGCGTTGTGAGGTACGCACCATGCACCAGCTGACCACGCCCCATGAAGAACAGCCTCTGTTGACGGCTGTGGTTTCGGCGAGGGATGCGGCTTTGCTGGCCGAGGTCGTCGAACTGCGCGCCAAGAACAAGCAGTTGGAGCAGGCGCTGGCGAGCCGAGCGGTGATCGACCAAGCGCGCGGCATGGTGATGGCCCTGGCACCGTGTTCCAGCGAGCGGGCCTGGGACCTGCTGGTGGACGTATCGCAGCACTGCAACGTCAAACTCCGGAACGTGGCTGCAGCCCTGGTCGCCACGACGAGGGACAAGACGCTCCCGGAACCGATACAGCGGGAGCTGCGCCGGGGGCTGCGGCGCCTTCACGCGGCAGACCGGAGATGACGGCACGCGCGCCCAGCGGACGGCACCGGGGCTGTGAGCTCAACCCCCCGGTGCACTTGTCCGCGCTTGGCCATGGGACGCTCCGTCGAGTATCCCAACTCTTGTGATGGCAAGCACCCTCGGCCCGGCTCTCGCTGCTGTTTTCGGGCCTGCCCTTGACCATCACGTCCACCTTCACCACGCCTACGTCGTACTTGTGCTCCTGATCCGGTGGCAGGGGGGAGGCTCGCGCTTCCACGGTGATGCGGTGTGCCCGGGAACTGTTCCGGGCACACTGCATCGCGCCGCCCAGGCGTCAGCCGATACCGAACGGCTGCTGACCCATCTGGCCGTAGCCGAAGCCAGGCCGCTGGCCCTGCTGACCGAACCCACCACCCTGCTGGCCCTGCTGGCCCTGCTGGAGCAGCGCCACGATCGCCGTCGGCAGCGCCTGCTGCACGGACTGTTCCACCGCATGCTGGATGCCGGTTTGCAGCGAGCGGTGCAGCGCGAGAGCGAGGTACGGGTGCGCCTGCTGGGCCATGCCCTGCTGCTGGAGCTGCTGCTTGATCTGCTGGATCTGGTGGAAGGTCTGCTCCACTCGCTGCGCGACCTCCTGGCTCGCCTGCTGACAGGCCTGCTGGATCACCTGCTGGACCACCTGGGCGAGCTGCTGCTGACCACCCGTCTGCGGGCCGGCCTGCTGCATGGGTTGAGTACCGGTCATCGCCGACATGAATCCTCCATTCGAGGCCATCAACGGGAAGACGGCATAGGAATTTATGCCGTCTTTGTCGGATAAGCCTGAGGATCTAACCGCTAGGTCGGTGTCGACTCCACTGCAATCGGACGACTGACTCCTGGGTACCGCGTTCGGATTGCCGCCTCCACCGGCATACGGAGTGAGATTTTCTCAGTGAAATGATCTTCGTGAAGCGGCGCGAATCGCCTGCGCGTGGGCGAAACGGATGAGCGGTACCCGGCCACGGACAGGCCAGACGTTGGCCTCAAGCCGGTACGCGCCCATAGGCATGGGCCGGTCATCAGAGCAGATTCACGGCCGCGGTACAAGTCCATGCCCTTCCAACGACGACGCTGGGATTAGGTGCAACGGAATCGTCACCCAACCGCGGGGGCGGAATTCCGTCCGCCGCGCAGCAGTAGCTGGTGTCAGCCTCAGCCTGCCGAACAGGACGGATACCGGCGTCGGCGTAGTGGGGCGCTTCTTTCGCAAGATCCTTTTTGTCCTGTCGCCGGATACCTCGCGGCGGGTCGTGCGTGGAACGGATCGGGATGATCCGCACTTAGGCCGTCTACCAGTAGTGCCGTCGTCCACGGACCGCGTGTCCCAGCGATCCCAGGATCCACAGAATTGCCCCGATGACGAGCAGGATGATCCCGATGGTCCACAGGATGGCGATGTTGGCCAGGAAACCGATGACGAGCAGGATGACTCCAAGGATGATCATGATGTCCTCCGATCTCGCGGAGTAATCCCCCTACCCAGGGTCCCCGGCCCGCCTCAGCGCAAACCCACACCTGAGTGCCCGGAAGTTGGCTAGGTCGCGGCCGAGCGGCATCGCGGTCGATGGTCCCCAGCGAGTGGGCCACCAGTCCCCGGGGATCCTGCCGTCCCTGTCGCGGTGGCTTCGTGGGCGCTGCGGTTCTACTGTAATTACCAGGTAGACCCCGGAGCGCATCATGATCGTCATCCTCGGACTCATCATCTTGATCGCCGCGGTAGTCGTCGGCGTGGCCGGTGTTCTCACCAACAGCGCCAGCGGGCATGAACTCACCGGCGGGTTCTCGGTATTCGGCCACGGCATGACCGGCTCCACCGGCACGCTGTTCCTGTACGGCATCATCGTCGGAGCGGCGGCCCTGTTCGGGCTGATCCTGCTCTTGACCGGTGCACGCGGACGCCCTTCTCGCCGAGGCAGCGTCTCGCGCCGCGGAGTCAAGCAGTCCCGCGGCGAAACGGCCTCTGCCGGGAGGGACCGCGACGACCTGGTCGACGGACGCGAGCCCGCCCGCGCGGAGGACGCGAACGCGCGGGGGAACTCACCCCACGGTGATCGCACTCTCACCCCGGACGGCGGTCGTCGCAGCAGATTGCACTTGTTCGGGCACCGATCCGCCCCCCAGTAGACGTGCTGCCGCACACGCAGAACGCTGACCGGCCAGCGCCACGGATACTCCTCCCACCGAACCCCAGCAGACAACTCACCCAGGGTGGCTCCCCATGAGTATCGCGAAGAAGATCGCGCACAAAGCCGAAGCGATGAAGGGCGGTGCCAAGAAGACAACCGGCCGCGCCACCGGCAGTCGGCGCCTGCAGGCCGAGGGCCGCGGAGACCAGGTCAAGGGCAACATCAAGCAGGCCGGGGCGAAGATCAAGGACGCCTTCAAGCACTGACCACTCCGCCCCGTCGACCCGACCAGGGCGACGGAAAAGCACGTGTCGAGGGGCCGGGTCGCCGGTTCGTCAGCGAGCCTTCGCCGCCAGCGCATCGCGGACCGGCCAGTCCGTACGGCGGCCACGTCGTACAGGAAGAGCCCCATGCCCGCTGCCGCGAGCATGGCCACGACCGTCGCGGGCACGCGTCGCGCGGACCAGAACCGGTGCACGTGCCGACCGGAGTCGGCGCCTACCGTCGCGCCCGGTCCGGGCGTGCCCGCCGCGGTGGACGAGCACCCCATTCCGGAAGGGAGATCGGGGTAGATGGCCGGCACACGCTGGGTTGCCGGCTCCGGCTCCTGTTCGCTCATCTCGTCCTCCCCCGCCTCATGCCCCGCGTGTGCGCTGAATGCAGCTGTTCGACCGAGACCACGACTGTGTGCACGTCCATGCCTGTCAGCCCGCTCACCTTCTCGGCGACTGCGCGGCGGACCGCACCGCACTGCGCGCCGATGTCGGACGGGTAGCCCAGCTCCACCGCGATGTGCACCCGCGCCTGACCGAGCACGGTCCTCCGCTCGGCGGCGCCCGTGTCGGCAGCGCCTCGCGAAGCTCTTTCGCGTTCAGGTGCGGGCCGAACCGATACCGTCGCGTGCGGCTTCGAACGGCCGGGAGGGACGAGATGGGCGGACTCGCTGAATCCGCGCAGCGCCTCGCGAGCCGCCTGGGAGGCGATCTTCGCGACGACCCGATCGGCGACACTAGTCGCACCGCGGCCGCCTGCCGGCACCGCCTTGGCCGTGGCCTCGGTCTGGGGCACTGGTCACCGTCGCCGGTCGACGCGCTCGCGGGTTCGGGAGAAGCCGCCGAGCTTCAGGTCACCGTCCAGGAACCGCCCGGCGACGAATCCGCCGGCGCCCAGCGCCGCCACCAAGAGAAAAGCCCCGAAGCCGCCGAAATACCCGGCGAAGGCGAGCGCCATCCCGGCAACCAAGCCCACCACGGCCATGCTCATCGTGCCCTCCTTCTTGTACCGCCGGTCGGCTACCGCAGCCGTGACGGCTCTTCCTCTTCGTCCTCCTCGTCGGGAAGCTTCACGTCGCTGACCGCCACGTTGACTTCGACGACTTCCAGGCCCGTCATCCACTCGACGGCGGAGATCACACTCTCCCGCACGGCGCCCGCCACATCCGTGATGGAGACGCCGTAGTCGACAACGATCGCCAGATCGATGGCCGTCTGTGTCTCGCCGACTTCGACCTTGACCCCGCGCGAGACGGACTTGGTGGTGCCGGGTACGCGTTCCCGCGCGGCGCCGAAGGCCCGGGAGATTCCGCTGCCCATCGCGTGGACACCGACCACATCACGGGCTGCCGTTCCGGCGATCTTCTCGACTACACCGTCGGCGATGGTGGTCCGGCCCCGGGTGCCGGGCTCGCCGCCGCGCTTCGCGCCGACGTTCTTCCTGAGGTTGTCCCCCGTGAACTCGGCGCCGGAGTTCTCGGGCCGGTTCTGCTGTCCGGTATCGGTCATAGCCGGTCGTCCCTTCCGAGGAGAGGAACCTGCCGTCCGCTTTTCCACCTTAAGTCCGTTTCGCTGACACGGCTCCAGGCATGCGGCAGGCGTGGGACCGCCCCACCGAACAGGCGGCATGAGCAGCCGCAACAGGGTAGTTCCGGCAGTCTGGGCACAGCACGGCAGCGAAAGAACGCGGTAAGAGAAGGGGTGAGAGACGATGACGGATGACGGATGGGCCAAGGCCGTACGGCAGCAACTCGGCCTGGGCCGACTACTGCCGCTCGGCGGCCCCGAGGACGGGTCCTGGATCACCGAACAAGCGGCCAGCGGAGTACTGAGCCGCGCACCCTCCGGAGTATCCGGGATTCGGCCGGGCACGCTGCGGATCCGCCTGGCTGACCCGGAAGCAGCGCCGGAGCCAAGTATTCCGGCACCCTGGACCGCACTGCCGCCCGGACCGCTGCGGATCGAGGCGGAATTCTCGGCGCCGGCACGGCAGCCGCTGCCCCAGATCGCGGAGCAGCTGCGGCAGACGCTGCTCGCAGCGGCTGTCGAACGTCTCGGGCTGGTGGTGGCCGAGGTCGATCTGCATGTGACGGATCTGCTGGAGGTTGCGGCGTCGGCGCAGCAGCCGACCGCGGCCGAAGCCTCCGAAAGTGCAGCCGGAGAAACCAGTGCCTCGCACGTCGCGGTCACCAAGCCCGGGCACCCGTCGCCCGGGCCGGTGCCGGTGCGGGACCCGGCAGCGGAGCTGGCCACCGTTGCCATCGCTGTCCCCGGCGTGACCCGCCTCGCCCCCGTTCCAGGACTGCCCACGCCCATGGCCAGAGGAGGACTTGCTCGCCCCGTCCGGATCGAGGACAGCGACGAGCCCCCAGACAGACACGTCCAGATC harbors:
- a CDS encoding Asp23/Gls24 family envelope stress response protein; its protein translation is MTDTGQQNRPENSGAEFTGDNLRKNVGAKRGGEPGTRGRTTIADGVVEKIAGTAARDVVGVHAMGSGISRAFGAARERVPGTTKSVSRGVKVEVGETQTAIDLAIVVDYGVSITDVAGAVRESVISAVEWMTGLEVVEVNVAVSDVKLPDEEDEEEEPSRLR
- a CDS encoding DUF6131 family protein — protein: MIILGVILLVIGFLANIAILWTIGIILLVIGAILWILGSLGHAVRGRRHYW
- a CDS encoding Asp23/Gls24 family envelope stress response protein translates to MPQTEATAKAVPAGGRGATSVADRVVAKIASQAAREALRGFSESAHLVPPGRSKPHATVSVRPAPERERASRGAADTGAAERRTVLGQARVHIAVELGYPSDIGAQCGAVRRAVAEKVSGLTGMDVHTVVVSVEQLHSAHTRGMRRGRTR
- a CDS encoding CsbD family protein; the protein is MSIAKKIAHKAEAMKGGAKKTTGRATGSRRLQAEGRGDQVKGNIKQAGAKIKDAFKH
- a CDS encoding PRC-barrel domain-containing protein, whose product is MIHAADVREWRNRDVVDTEGHKIGVLEAVYVDTTTDEPAMATVRTGLPTRHRLLFVPIEDAIAGPGYLKVGYVRTLVKQAPSIGTDDVLPAGQEEAIFKHYGLPYQPGAAGERQLARR
- a CDS encoding ANTAR domain-containing protein, with amino-acid sequence MHQLTTPHEEQPLLTAVVSARDAALLAEVVELRAKNKQLEQALASRAVIDQARGMVMALAPCSSERAWDLLVDVSQHCNVKLRNVAAALVATTRDKTLPEPIQRELRRGLRRLHAADRR